A region from the Dermacentor andersoni chromosome 11, qqDerAnde1_hic_scaffold, whole genome shotgun sequence genome encodes:
- the LOC126517397 gene encoding uncharacterized protein: MVAWPPPSLVCTVAVLLRVGIAAAGVMSRRRVHQQQSGSSPSGAARHHDDMVEDGAAAADPVMLLPELVGRLLNEAAARVDDEAVRLDDGVVWKPLREPDQVKAAGEHVSGLPEVKNELRSIDEAAAVVESDVFPSRFQSSAVASRLRQQAAEKAAPIKTAILEDRDPGTDADMAQNHPSGSNNSGKDAANRSGTPTNQRIPQEPNHDDKADACDDASATTNRAREEQRDVVAVDDNRKGDESLPGGPEVGSKATLTETLDVADASVQVDAAPAEEARLPPDAQPVTTTAEPRKRVATVDREMQTATPSKKSSTKDRQSQTLPTTPTLYSMATQTEFQDAPWYAFRTSVQKKKLAAIISAVFVLVYFILCYGLVNAAREMYAEHVFEELDFL, translated from the exons ATGGTCGCCTGGCCCCCGCCGTCGCTCGTGTGCACGGTAGCCGTCCTGCTGCGCGTCGGTATCGCCGCCGCCGGAGTCATGTCTCGCCGTCGGGTGCACCAGCAGCAGTCCGGGTCGTCGCCGTCGGGCGCAGCTCGTCACCATGACGACATGGTCGAGGACGGCGCCGCCGCGGCCGATCCCGTCATGCTTCTGCCGGAGCTGGTGGGCCGTCTGCTGAACGAGGCGGCCGCCCGCGTGGACGACGAGGCCGTCCGGCTCGACGACGGCGTCGTCTGGAAGCCGCTCCGCGAGCCAGACCAG GTTAAGGCGGCCGGAGAGCACGTGAGCGGCCTACCGGAAGTGAAAAACGAGCTGCGATCCATCGACGAGGCCGCGGCTGTGGTCGAGAGCGACGTCTTTCCCTCGCGCTTCCAGTCGTCCGCGGTAGCCTCTCGGCTCCGGCAGCAGGCCGCCGAAAAAGCCGCCCCAATCAAGACCGCGATCCTCGAAGACCGCGATCCGGGGACTGACGCCGACATGGCGCAGAACCACCCGAGCGGCAGCAACAACAGCGGCAAGGACGCGGCCAACCGCTCGGGCACTCCGACGAACCAGAGGATCCCACAAGAGCCGAACCACGACGACAAAGCCGACGCTTGCGACGACGCCAGCGCGACCACAAACCGCGCCAGGGAGGAGCAACGGGACGTCGTCGCGGTCGACGATAACCGAAAGGGCGACGAGTCGCTGCCCGGTGGCCCCGAAGTCGGCTCCAAGGCGACCCTGACCGAGACCCTCGACGTCGCGGACGCGAGCGTGCAAGTCGATGCGGCCCCCGCGGAGGAGGCGAGGCTGCCGCCGGACGCGCAGCCCGTGACGACGACCGCGGAGCCGCGAAAGCGCGTGGCCACGGTGGACCGGGAGATGCAGACGGCGACGCCGTCCAAGAAGTCGTCCACCAAGGACAGGCAATCGCAGACGCTGCCCACGACGCCGACCCTGTACTCGATGGCGACGCAAACGGAATTCCAAGACGCGCCCTGGTACGCGTTCCGCACGTCCGTGCAGAAGAAGAAGCTGGCGGCCATCATATCGGCCGTGTTCGTGCTCGTCTACTTCATCCTCTGCTACGGACTCGTCAACGCCGCGCGAGAGATGTACGCGGAGCACGTCTTCGAGGAGCTCGACTTCctctaa